One window of the Anas acuta chromosome 12, bAnaAcu1.1, whole genome shotgun sequence genome contains the following:
- the LOC137863226 gene encoding maestro heat-like repeat-containing protein family member 7, which translates to MGDQSESVAKASGEALAVAAKFLQHKELKRLAQTEQTWRIGECLLQQDRGRVEEYLQQSQPYLKATQTNLRLEAVRFIGLAARYCEDQSEEKLNEILSVLQPSEKDPEPMVCSLAVQTTLILTSRHKAMSGRRSPLL; encoded by the exons ATGGGAGACCAGAGTGAGAGCGTAGCAAAG GCCTCTGGGGAAGCTCTCGCCGTGGCTGCAAAGTTTCTGCAACACAAGGAGCTCAAGCGCTTGGCCCAGACAGAACAGACGTGGAGGATCGGGGAGTGCTTG ctgcagcaggacagaggcagaGTAGAAGaatacctgcagcagagccagccctaCCTGAAGGCCACTCAGACCAACTTGCGACTTGAGGCCGTCAGATTCATTG GTCTTGCTGCGCGCTACTGCGAGGACCAGAGCGAGGAGAAGCTGAATGAAATCCTCAGCG tccTCCAGCCTTCAGAGAAAGACCCGGAACCCATGGTCTGTTCCCTGGCAGTTCAAACCACCCTGATCCTGACGTCAAGGCATAAGGCAATGTCAGGACGGAGATCTCCactgctgtga